A stretch of Vibrio maritimus DNA encodes these proteins:
- the ilvM gene encoding acetolactate synthase 2 small subunit: MDRYLLDIKADDKPVLLERVLRVIRHRGFIIKQVAATQNHESKIASVEIIVDSDRPITTLINQIEKLWDIRTVEVTELKHNELTNHNLQEQSA; this comes from the coding sequence ATGGACAGATATCTACTAGACATCAAAGCCGATGACAAACCTGTCTTGCTTGAGCGCGTATTGCGCGTGATTCGCCACCGTGGCTTTATCATCAAACAAGTGGCCGCCACTCAAAACCATGAGAGTAAGATTGCCAGTGTTGAGATCATCGTAGACAGCGATCGCCCGATCACTACCTTGATCAACCAGATTGAAAAGCTTTGGGATATTCGTACCGTCGAGGTAACAGAGCTTAAACACAACGAACTGACCAATCACAACCTACAAGAACAAAGTGCATAA